The proteins below are encoded in one region of Candidatus Dormiibacterota bacterium:
- a CDS encoding iron-containing alcohol dehydrogenase: MVHAIGALSALGDEAASLNVKRPLVVTDQGIVKAGLLDEALKPLRSAGLDPVTYDQVRANPGIALVDAGAAYYKKERCDGLIAIGGGSSIDSAKGIGVVAVHGGSIVQYEWGKDPIHSRIPPLVAVPTTAGTGSEVTLWAVITDPDRKIKFNVGGTPNIASWVALIDPQLSINLPAGVTAGTGMDALTHAIECYTMAYHQPFTDAVALHAMEYCSRWLRVAYSQGHNLEARYHMSMAAMLAGLAYGTDSAGAAHAMSQSAGGVHDAPHGALTGRLLAPVMEYNYSGEPERFARIAQALSLDIANKTIWKAAELSVEYVYQLTEDLDIPSLNELGFSEEEIPLLAQKAEADSQTIGNPRDVDAGNYEKIYARAFEAGRHRKVARQLAHAGS, encoded by the coding sequence ATGGTGCATGCCATCGGTGCCCTGAGCGCGCTCGGGGATGAAGCCGCCAGCCTCAACGTTAAGCGGCCGCTGGTCGTCACCGATCAGGGGATCGTGAAAGCGGGGTTGCTCGATGAGGCCCTCAAGCCGCTTCGCTCCGCCGGCCTCGATCCGGTGACCTACGACCAGGTGCGAGCCAATCCTGGGATCGCGCTGGTCGATGCCGGCGCCGCGTACTACAAGAAGGAGCGTTGCGATGGCCTGATCGCCATTGGCGGAGGCAGTTCCATCGACTCCGCGAAAGGCATCGGGGTCGTCGCCGTTCACGGCGGGAGCATCGTCCAGTACGAGTGGGGCAAGGATCCGATCCACTCCCGCATTCCGCCGCTGGTCGCGGTCCCGACGACAGCCGGCACCGGCAGCGAGGTGACGCTGTGGGCTGTGATCACGGATCCGGACCGGAAAATCAAATTCAATGTCGGCGGCACCCCGAACATCGCGTCCTGGGTAGCGCTCATCGATCCGCAGCTGAGCATCAACCTGCCGGCCGGCGTTACGGCCGGCACGGGCATGGATGCCCTCACGCACGCGATCGAGTGTTACACGATGGCCTATCATCAGCCGTTCACGGATGCCGTGGCCCTCCACGCGATGGAGTACTGCAGCCGCTGGTTGCGGGTGGCCTATTCGCAGGGTCACAATCTCGAAGCGCGCTACCACATGAGCATGGCCGCCATGCTCGCAGGCCTCGCCTACGGCACCGACTCGGCGGGGGCGGCGCATGCGATGAGCCAGTCCGCCGGGGGCGTCCATGATGCGCCGCATGGGGCGCTCACCGGTCGGTTGCTCGCACCGGTGATGGAGTACAACTATTCGGGGGAGCCGGAACGTTTTGCCCGCATCGCGCAAGCGCTCAGCCTCGACATTGCCAACAAAACCATCTGGAAAGCGGCCGAATTGTCGGTCGAGTACGTCTATCAGCTGACCGAGGACCTCGATATTCCGTCGCTGAACGAGCTCGGCTTTTCGGAAGAGGAGATCCCCTTGCTGGCGCAGAAGGCCGAGGCCGACTCGCAGACCATCGGCAATCCGAGAGATGTCGACGCGGGCAACTACGAGAAGATCTACGCGCGGGCTTTTGAGGCGGGACGCCACCGGAAGGTCGCACGACAGCTGGCACACGCCGGTTCCTGA
- a CDS encoding phosphotransferase has product MMQSLSRAEEAVGRVSLWRGQDVKISSLSGGLTNENYLVEAGGERYVMRLPGTSTELLSIDRANEVYNARAAASTGIGPAVLEHIPQLDIMVLEFIPGPTMSAGTLQSKSMARRMAESFKRLHSAPRFLKDFDMFRLIEDYLRIVEEHEVRIPSDYRERLPLLAEIERAARVGALPSVSCHNDLLCENFIDDGRCLRIVDYELSGNNDACFDLGNTAQETSLDDELRTVLCEAYFGRPDQQQLARMNLFALMSDVGWTLWGAIQAKISTLDFDFTDYYTTRWNRALKVMESDRFEGWLKEAGQPP; this is encoded by the coding sequence ATGATGCAAAGCCTGTCGCGAGCTGAGGAGGCGGTCGGACGCGTCTCGCTTTGGCGAGGCCAGGACGTCAAGATCTCTTCGTTGTCGGGCGGGTTGACCAACGAGAACTACCTGGTCGAGGCCGGCGGCGAACGCTACGTGATGCGTCTCCCCGGCACCTCGACGGAGCTCTTATCGATCGACCGGGCGAACGAGGTCTACAACGCCAGGGCAGCGGCCAGTACTGGCATCGGTCCGGCTGTGCTGGAACATATTCCGCAGCTCGACATCATGGTTCTCGAGTTCATCCCCGGACCGACGATGTCGGCCGGGACCCTGCAATCGAAGTCGATGGCACGGCGGATGGCCGAGTCGTTCAAGCGCCTGCACTCGGCGCCTCGCTTCTTGAAGGACTTCGACATGTTCCGGCTGATCGAGGACTACCTCCGGATCGTCGAGGAGCATGAGGTCCGTATCCCCTCGGATTATCGGGAACGGCTGCCGCTGCTGGCGGAAATCGAGCGGGCGGCCCGGGTTGGAGCGCTCCCCAGCGTCTCTTGTCACAACGACCTGCTCTGCGAGAACTTCATCGACGACGGGCGCTGCTTGCGGATCGTCGATTACGAACTGAGTGGGAACAACGATGCCTGCTTCGACCTGGGCAACACAGCGCAGGAGACGAGCCTTGATGATGAGTTGCGAACCGTCCTGTGCGAGGCGTACTTCGGCCGGCCGGACCAGCAGCAACTCGCCCGGATGAACCTGTTCGCGCTCATGTCTGACGTCGGGTGGACGCTCTGGGGCGCCATCCAGGCCAAGATCTCGACGCTGGACTTCGATTTCACCGACTACTACACGACGCGATGGAATCGGGCACTCAAGGTCATGGAGTCGGACCGCTTTGAAGGCTGGTTGAAGGAGGCCGGCCAACCGCCTTGA
- a CDS encoding FAD-dependent oxidoreductase, whose amino-acid sequence MTQLPSRARAVVIGGGITGTSVAYHLALAGWKDTVLLEKADLTSGSTCHAAGLVTQFNPSPTMMRFRRYSIELYRELGIFDSVGSLRFASSREQLMEQQRGVSRARAIGLDVEVVSAEQAAQLMPAISTNSLFGAVWMPGDGALDPHTATFALARAARDLGVTVLTDTRVTRLALSSRGEIQAVQTEAGRIEAEVVVIACGIWAPQVAAMAGAFVVSTPVDHQHAALQAVEGAELPQSMPCFRDPDNLIYGKAEAGGVVLGGYELNPNARWIDGVPWEHAGSSVTPDQRRFEPLLAGAARRFPFISDAGIIKLVCHPDAMTPDANPLLGPVPGVRGLFMAAGLSLNGFGGAGGIGKSLTELITAGESELDLHAYRPWRFGPVHRDHRYVAELAKETYRYYYFLRYPYDADEWGRPRRTSALHHRMQDLGAVFGAKHGWERPEHFEPGGWRRAGADQRRFGWTRPPWFELQAEEHRAFRERVGIIDMTSFGKVELDGPGALALLERVAGNLIDRPVGSVVYTQLLDRRGGIAGDVTITRLGPDRFRLVTGAGYVNSDLGWLRLEQRDEDRPVDVRETTEELCVVGMWGPRSRQVLESVTDDDVSEDGFPFMQAHDIRIDGFDVFAQRVTYVGELGWEFYIEPRVAMQVWDRLMAAGQTVGIRPGGYRALDSLRMEKGYRYYGTDLTLLDNPLEAGLGFCVRFDKGDFNGREALIAAKAAGIKRRLRTLLVGEQDYLTIYGGEAVYADGSLVGRIRSCAYGFTIRRNIAYSYLPVGLVPGTRVEVDVFGRRVPAEVSTDAALKRDQLVGHDAKPVAS is encoded by the coding sequence ATGACTCAATTACCGAGCCGTGCGCGCGCCGTCGTCATTGGGGGCGGGATCACCGGCACCAGCGTTGCCTATCACCTGGCACTTGCTGGATGGAAAGACACGGTGCTCCTGGAGAAAGCCGACCTGACCAGCGGCTCGACGTGTCACGCGGCGGGACTGGTCACCCAGTTCAATCCCTCCCCCACGATGATGCGGTTCCGTCGCTACAGCATCGAGCTCTATCGCGAGCTGGGCATCTTTGACTCGGTGGGCAGCTTGCGCTTCGCCTCGAGTCGCGAGCAACTGATGGAGCAGCAGCGGGGTGTGAGTCGCGCCCGAGCGATCGGACTCGACGTCGAGGTGGTGTCGGCCGAGCAGGCCGCGCAGTTGATGCCCGCCATCAGCACGAATTCGTTGTTTGGCGCGGTCTGGATGCCCGGGGACGGGGCCCTCGATCCGCATACCGCCACCTTCGCACTGGCCAGGGCGGCGCGCGACTTAGGGGTGACGGTGCTGACGGACACGCGGGTGACCCGGTTGGCGCTGTCCTCGCGGGGCGAGATCCAGGCGGTGCAGACGGAGGCCGGCCGGATCGAGGCTGAGGTAGTGGTGATCGCGTGTGGCATCTGGGCCCCGCAAGTGGCCGCGATGGCCGGAGCGTTCGTCGTGTCTACGCCGGTCGATCATCAGCACGCCGCATTGCAGGCGGTTGAGGGCGCTGAGCTCCCGCAATCCATGCCGTGCTTTCGTGACCCCGACAACCTCATCTACGGGAAGGCCGAGGCGGGAGGTGTGGTGCTCGGCGGCTACGAGCTGAACCCCAACGCGCGATGGATCGACGGCGTTCCGTGGGAGCACGCCGGAAGCTCCGTTACTCCGGACCAGCGTCGGTTCGAGCCCCTGCTGGCCGGGGCGGCGCGACGGTTTCCCTTCATCAGTGACGCGGGGATTATCAAACTGGTCTGCCATCCGGACGCGATGACCCCCGACGCCAATCCCCTGCTGGGGCCGGTACCAGGCGTACGCGGGCTGTTCATGGCGGCCGGGCTGTCACTAAACGGGTTCGGCGGCGCCGGCGGGATAGGGAAATCGCTGACGGAGCTGATCACGGCCGGGGAGAGCGAGCTGGACCTCCATGCCTACCGGCCCTGGCGCTTCGGCCCGGTCCACCGCGACCATCGCTATGTGGCCGAGCTGGCCAAAGAGACGTACCGCTACTACTACTTCCTCCGCTATCCGTACGACGCCGACGAGTGGGGCCGGCCGCGCCGGACGAGCGCCCTGCACCATCGGATGCAAGACCTCGGGGCGGTCTTCGGAGCCAAACATGGCTGGGAGCGACCCGAGCACTTTGAGCCGGGCGGGTGGCGGCGAGCGGGCGCAGACCAGCGCCGCTTCGGCTGGACGCGACCGCCATGGTTCGAGTTGCAGGCCGAGGAGCATCGCGCCTTCCGCGAACGAGTGGGGATCATCGACATGACGTCGTTCGGGAAGGTCGAGCTGGACGGTCCGGGAGCGCTGGCGCTGCTCGAACGTGTCGCGGGCAACCTGATCGACAGGCCGGTGGGCAGTGTCGTCTACACGCAGCTGCTCGACCGCCGCGGAGGGATCGCCGGCGACGTCACCATCACCCGTCTCGGCCCGGACCGGTTCAGGTTGGTCACCGGGGCGGGATATGTGAACAGCGACCTCGGGTGGCTGCGGCTGGAGCAACGCGACGAGGACAGACCAGTTGACGTCCGCGAGACGACGGAGGAGCTGTGCGTTGTCGGGATGTGGGGCCCGCGTTCCCGTCAGGTGCTGGAGAGCGTGACCGATGACGACGTCTCGGAGGACGGCTTCCCGTTTATGCAGGCACACGACATCCGCATCGATGGATTCGACGTCTTCGCTCAGCGTGTGACCTACGTCGGCGAGTTGGGGTGGGAGTTTTACATCGAGCCCCGTGTCGCGATGCAGGTGTGGGATCGCTTGATGGCCGCTGGGCAAACCGTTGGCATTCGGCCAGGTGGATACCGAGCGCTGGACTCGCTGCGAATGGAGAAGGGTTACCGCTATTACGGGACGGACCTCACCCTTCTCGACAATCCGCTGGAGGCCGGGCTTGGGTTCTGCGTTCGCTTCGACAAGGGCGATTTCAACGGGCGGGAGGCGCTGATCGCAGCAAAGGCGGCGGGCATCAAGCGGCGTCTGCGCACACTGCTGGTCGGCGAGCAAGACTACCTCACCATCTACGGTGGCGAGGCCGTCTACGCCGATGGTTCGCTCGTCGGCCGGATCCGCAGCTGCGCCTACGGGTTCACCATCCGGCGCAACATTGCCTACAGCTACCTGCCGGTCGGTCTGGTACCGGGAACGCGGGTCGAGGTGGACGTATTCGGGCGGCGTGTGCCGGCTGAGGTCAGCACTGACGCCGCGCTGAAGCGCGACCAACTGGTAGGCCATGATGCAAAGCCTGTCGCGAGCTGA
- a CDS encoding APC family permease produces the protein MATTTEAPRQTLFLRNATGLVKAWSTFDAFLYAFWSVNLVTLGLYGMSFVYAIPDGQLLGAVLLTGVLVTFLVITYAQLVSVMPRAGGDYAWQSRILGGGIGFVLAITGWWFTLWLWTPIYANILVLQFFAPLAYTLGWTGAATFFTSPNGIFVSCLIVLAFVSGVITLGMEGYAKIQRFCFWLGMGGLIVMVGLLLFSTHDAFVSAFNREAASLFGASGNAYQATIAAAAKGGTSGVTFGNFGFTSTLLLLPFLAFYLLWPVWGATLYGEVRGAKEYRKVFSAMFWGLWVTVALVAVIILLILKTVGWDFYYAANAAYWNSLLPGGAAAPVSTWPYPVMFAGWLVGNHLFQALLIAVMGLWFFGWAGTLFLSSTRVIFAAAFDRVLPEWAANISAKRRVPYGSLILMIVPSLVVSALFAYRANFQVIFLDATAVIAVTFLGTVIAAAILPWRRADIYRNSPIARWRVAGIPVITVTGVISAIFLAFMIVEWSLNTVYGTAFTTNVLPLQYFAVTYLVAIAIYVVARVVRKRQGIDLARIHQEIPVE, from the coding sequence ATGGCGACTACGACGGAAGCGCCTCGGCAAACGCTGTTTTTACGCAACGCCACCGGTCTCGTCAAAGCCTGGTCAACGTTCGACGCCTTCTTATATGCATTCTGGTCGGTCAACCTCGTCACGCTCGGCCTCTACGGTATGTCGTTCGTCTATGCCATTCCGGACGGGCAGCTCCTGGGCGCGGTCCTGCTTACCGGTGTGCTGGTCACCTTCCTCGTCATAACGTATGCGCAGCTGGTCAGCGTGATGCCGCGGGCAGGCGGCGATTATGCCTGGCAGAGTCGCATCCTTGGCGGCGGGATTGGCTTCGTGCTGGCCATCACCGGATGGTGGTTCACGCTCTGGCTCTGGACCCCGATCTACGCCAACATTTTGGTCCTGCAGTTCTTCGCGCCGCTCGCCTATACCCTTGGCTGGACGGGGGCGGCCACGTTCTTCACCAGTCCAAATGGCATCTTCGTCAGCTGCCTGATCGTGCTCGCGTTTGTCAGCGGCGTGATCACCCTGGGCATGGAGGGCTACGCCAAGATCCAGCGGTTCTGCTTCTGGCTGGGGATGGGCGGACTTATCGTCATGGTCGGGCTGTTGCTCTTCTCGACCCACGACGCATTCGTGAGCGCATTCAATCGGGAAGCCGCCTCACTGTTCGGCGCCTCCGGGAACGCCTACCAGGCCACCATCGCCGCGGCGGCCAAGGGCGGCACCAGCGGCGTAACCTTCGGCAACTTCGGGTTCACGTCAACCCTGCTGCTTCTCCCTTTCCTCGCCTTTTACCTCCTCTGGCCGGTCTGGGGAGCCACGCTGTACGGCGAGGTGCGCGGCGCCAAGGAGTACCGCAAGGTCTTCTCTGCCATGTTCTGGGGCCTGTGGGTGACGGTTGCGCTGGTGGCCGTCATTATCCTGCTGATCCTCAAGACGGTCGGCTGGGACTTCTACTACGCGGCAAATGCCGCGTACTGGAACTCGTTGCTACCAGGCGGGGCTGCGGCGCCGGTGTCGACTTGGCCCTACCCGGTCATGTTCGCCGGCTGGCTGGTCGGCAATCACCTGTTCCAGGCGCTGCTGATCGCGGTCATGGGACTGTGGTTCTTCGGCTGGGCAGGAACCCTCTTCCTCTCGTCGACCCGCGTTATCTTCGCGGCCGCTTTCGACCGCGTCCTCCCGGAGTGGGCCGCCAACATTTCGGCAAAGCGGCGCGTCCCCTACGGATCGCTGATCCTGATGATCGTGCCATCGCTCGTCGTCAGTGCCCTCTTCGCCTACCGGGCGAACTTCCAGGTCATCTTCCTCGACGCTACGGCCGTGATCGCGGTGACCTTCCTCGGGACGGTCATCGCTGCGGCCATCCTCCCCTGGCGGCGCGCTGACATCTACCGGAACTCGCCCATCGCGCGCTGGCGCGTCGCCGGCATCCCCGTCATCACGGTCACAGGAGTGATCAGCGCGATCTTCCTCGCGTTCATGATTGTGGAGTGGTCCCTCAACACCGTCTATGGGACCGCCTTCACGACCAACGTCTTACCGCTCCAATACTTCGCGGTAACCTACCTCGTCGCCATCGCCATCTACGTGGTCGCTCGAGTGGTGCGCAAGCGGCAGGGTATCGACCTGGCTCGCATCCACCAGGAGATCCCCGTTGAGTAG
- a CDS encoding metallophosphoesterase: protein MRVFYATDLHGSEVCWRKFLNAAKFYNADVLICGGDMTGKAMIPIVEDGDSYELTLSGVSQRVGRDQVAEVESQVQRKGYYPVRMTSAQVAELEKDPAKVQTLFTEQMCKTVERWMQMAQEKLKDSKVRVFVAPGNDDEMEIDDVIANAPRVELAEGRMIDIGGYEMISSGWANPTPWHTYREAPEEELARRMEPMLRDIKEMSRAIFNFHPPPYGTSLDEAPALDENLKPLHGGRVLRHVGSTAVRDAIDKYQPMLSLHGHIHEGKGIARMGKTLAINPGSAYEEGMLLASIIELDQKRGVKNYQLVNG, encoded by the coding sequence GTGAGAGTCTTTTACGCCACCGACCTGCACGGTTCCGAAGTCTGCTGGCGGAAATTTCTCAACGCGGCAAAGTTCTACAACGCCGATGTCCTCATCTGCGGTGGGGATATGACCGGCAAGGCCATGATTCCGATCGTTGAGGATGGTGACAGCTACGAGCTGACGCTGTCCGGCGTCTCCCAGCGGGTCGGCCGCGACCAGGTCGCCGAGGTCGAAAGCCAGGTTCAACGCAAGGGCTATTACCCGGTCCGGATGACGTCGGCCCAGGTGGCCGAGCTCGAAAAGGACCCGGCCAAGGTCCAGACCCTCTTCACCGAGCAGATGTGCAAGACCGTCGAGCGCTGGATGCAGATGGCGCAGGAGAAGCTCAAGGACAGCAAGGTTCGCGTTTTCGTGGCTCCCGGGAACGACGACGAGATGGAAATCGACGACGTGATCGCCAACGCACCGCGCGTCGAGCTCGCTGAAGGCAGGATGATCGACATCGGGGGCTACGAGATGATCTCCTCGGGCTGGGCCAACCCCACGCCGTGGCACACCTATCGCGAGGCGCCCGAAGAGGAGCTGGCGAGACGAATGGAGCCGATGCTGCGCGATATCAAGGAGATGAGCCGGGCCATCTTCAATTTCCATCCACCGCCCTATGGCACCTCGCTCGATGAGGCGCCGGCGCTGGACGAAAACTTGAAGCCGTTGCATGGTGGCCGCGTGCTTCGTCACGTCGGCTCGACGGCGGTGCGCGACGCGATCGACAAATACCAACCGATGCTCTCCCTGCACGGCCACATCCACGAAGGCAAGGGCATCGCCCGCATGGGCAAGACGCTCGCTATCAACCCTGGCAGTGCCTACGAAGAAGGGATGCTGCTCGCGTCGATCATCGAGCTCGACCAGAAGAGAGGCGTCAAGAACTACCAGCTTGTCAACGGTTAG
- a CDS encoding GntR family transcriptional regulator yields MASELTTARRLRRSGQERPLHTVVLQSASVRSQGERAYLLIRDQIVTLKLAPGAVIEEAHLRQELGLGRTPIREALQRLAHENLVTFVPHRGTFVCDINLTDLHRLTEVRVEMEGYAARLAAERGSTGDRAAMEALMQELERIDEGDVHTLIRLDQRIHRQVYRATRNAFLQTMLEECFNLSLRIWFLGLDRGVRLKEAVEEHRQLLDAIVSRDAQKAEAVMRQHITGFEHAIRKVL; encoded by the coding sequence TTGGCGAGCGAACTGACGACCGCTCGTCGGTTGCGACGCAGCGGCCAGGAGAGGCCGCTGCACACAGTCGTCCTGCAGAGCGCTTCGGTTCGCTCCCAGGGCGAGCGGGCCTACCTATTGATACGGGACCAGATCGTCACCCTCAAGCTGGCTCCGGGGGCCGTGATCGAAGAAGCGCACCTTCGCCAGGAGCTCGGCCTGGGACGCACCCCAATCCGGGAGGCGCTGCAGCGGCTGGCGCACGAGAACCTCGTCACCTTTGTGCCGCACCGAGGGACGTTCGTCTGCGACATCAACCTGACGGACCTCCATCGCCTGACCGAGGTGCGCGTGGAAATGGAAGGCTACGCCGCCCGACTGGCGGCGGAGCGCGGCAGCACCGGCGATCGCGCGGCCATGGAAGCGCTCATGCAAGAGTTGGAGAGGATCGATGAGGGCGACGTCCACACCCTGATTCGCCTCGACCAGCGGATCCACCGGCAGGTCTACCGGGCAACTCGCAATGCGTTTCTGCAGACGATGTTGGAGGAGTGCTTCAACCTCAGCCTCCGCATCTGGTTCCTTGGCCTGGACCGCGGCGTCCGGCTGAAGGAGGCCGTCGAGGAGCATCGCCAGCTCCTGGACGCCATTGTTTCGCGCGACGCCCAGAAGGCGGAGGCCGTCATGCGCCAACACATCACCGGCTTCGAGCACGCCATTCGCAAGGTTCTTTAG
- a CDS encoding SRPBCC family protein: MPTVRFQVTTDLPPDRVLGVLTDFSDRRPDVWPNIDHAHFRVHGQGPGWADVTEGNVLAWERNSYQWNAAAGEVTVTAVESDTWAPGSQWRYRLQPTATGGTQADVTVVRTGRGPRGLVIGAFITWFGRRILRSNMEKVLARIR, translated from the coding sequence ATGCCGACCGTGCGCTTCCAGGTGACAACCGACCTACCACCCGACCGCGTCCTGGGCGTGCTCACCGACTTCAGCGATCGCCGGCCGGACGTCTGGCCGAACATCGATCACGCTCATTTCCGTGTCCACGGCCAGGGGCCCGGCTGGGCCGACGTGACCGAAGGCAACGTCCTCGCCTGGGAGCGGAACTCTTACCAGTGGAATGCCGCGGCCGGCGAGGTCACCGTGACCGCGGTCGAATCGGACACGTGGGCGCCGGGGAGTCAGTGGCGGTACCGGCTGCAGCCCACCGCGACTGGCGGCACCCAGGCCGACGTCACCGTGGTACGGACCGGCCGTGGCCCGCGCGGCCTGGTAATCGGGGCGTTCATCACCTGGTTCGGCCGCCGGATCCTCCGCTCCAATATGGAGAAGGTGCTCGCGCGAATCCGCTGA
- a CDS encoding FAD-dependent oxidoreductase produces the protein MSSLPAQARVVVIGAGIVGNSIAYHLAQQGWKEIVLIDKGPLPNPGGSTGHASNFIFLTDHSKEMTLFTLDSVRQYKALGVFTQSGGIEVARTAERMEELKRRMASSKAWGIDAELVSPAEVKRLVPYINDDIILGGFSTSGIGTVDSLRAGTLMREKAQAMGALTVAPSTEVVGIDVENGRVRRVRTDTGDIESEAVVITSGIWSPRIARMAGASIPLSPAVHQMISVGPVPLFADTVGEIKYPIIRDMDTNGYERQHGSDMEVGSYDHRPILWEPDDIPSLEQSKLSPTELPFTKEDFDESLEHALELMPDILGDPRVGIRHAINGLLSLTPDGFPLLGETPEVKGLWSVAAIWIKEAPGIARCVAEWMTSGVSEIDPSSSDIARFYDHQKSRAHIRGRTAEGFNKTYGIVHPREQWDSNRRVRLSPFYEREKALGAVFFETAGWERPNWYESNKPLLAEYGERVMPRRYEWDARWWSPIINAEHLAMRDRVGMVDLSAFAVFDIVGTCALDYMQKMCVVQMNLPVGRVIYTSLLNPAGGIKADLTVMRLGTNHFRVVTGGADGMRDRKWFSDHLPQDGAVQLTDLTSSWATIGVWGPRARDLLQSITDADVSNEGFPFGTCRFIDLGPVRALASRISYVGELGWEIYVPFEQGARLWDAIWDAGQSYRIAPIGIGVYGTTGRLEKCYRAYGNELEQEFNLVETGLARPQVKPQDFIGKEAYLKQRAEPPAVTLCTLTVDDNTSRSGFKRFMMGREPVVSSQGTRIVDRHGRGSYVTSAGSGPSVGKTILMSFLPPEQAKVGSRLAVEYFGEQYPVTVAVVGPTPLFDPQNARVRS, from the coding sequence GTGAGCAGCCTGCCCGCGCAGGCGAGAGTCGTCGTGATCGGCGCCGGGATCGTGGGCAACAGCATCGCCTACCACCTGGCGCAGCAGGGTTGGAAGGAGATCGTCCTGATCGATAAAGGCCCGCTTCCCAACCCGGGCGGCTCGACCGGCCACGCCTCCAACTTCATCTTTCTGACAGACCACTCGAAGGAGATGACGCTCTTCACCCTGGACAGTGTGCGCCAGTACAAAGCCCTGGGGGTCTTTACGCAGAGCGGTGGCATCGAGGTCGCCCGCACCGCCGAGCGGATGGAGGAGCTCAAGCGGCGCATGGCCTCGAGCAAGGCCTGGGGTATCGACGCCGAGCTGGTGTCTCCGGCGGAGGTAAAGCGCCTGGTGCCCTACATCAACGACGACATCATCCTAGGGGGTTTCAGCACCTCGGGGATCGGCACGGTCGATTCACTTCGGGCCGGGACCTTGATGCGTGAGAAGGCGCAGGCGATGGGCGCGCTCACCGTCGCGCCGAGCACCGAGGTCGTCGGTATCGACGTCGAGAATGGGAGAGTCCGGCGCGTGCGAACCGACACGGGAGACATCGAATCAGAGGCGGTGGTGATCACCAGCGGAATCTGGAGCCCACGAATCGCGCGGATGGCCGGCGCGTCGATTCCCCTGAGCCCGGCCGTGCATCAGATGATCAGCGTCGGCCCCGTCCCCCTCTTCGCCGACACCGTTGGGGAGATCAAGTACCCGATCATTCGCGACATGGATACCAACGGGTATGAGCGACAACACGGTAGCGACATGGAGGTGGGCTCCTACGACCATCGACCGATCCTGTGGGAACCAGACGATATCCCATCCCTGGAACAGTCCAAGCTCTCGCCGACTGAGTTGCCCTTCACCAAAGAAGACTTCGACGAATCGCTCGAGCACGCGCTCGAGCTGATGCCCGACATCCTGGGCGATCCGCGGGTCGGCATCCGCCATGCGATCAACGGCCTGCTCTCCCTGACGCCGGACGGCTTCCCCCTGCTGGGAGAGACGCCGGAGGTCAAGGGCCTGTGGTCGGTGGCGGCGATCTGGATCAAGGAAGCTCCGGGCATCGCCCGCTGCGTCGCCGAGTGGATGACGTCAGGCGTATCGGAGATCGACCCCTCGAGCTCCGACATCGCCCGCTTCTATGACCATCAGAAGTCCCGCGCCCACATTCGCGGACGCACCGCCGAGGGATTCAACAAGACCTATGGCATCGTCCACCCCCGTGAGCAGTGGGACTCGAACCGCCGTGTCCGCCTCAGCCCCTTCTACGAGCGAGAGAAGGCGTTGGGCGCCGTCTTCTTCGAAACGGCCGGCTGGGAGCGACCGAACTGGTACGAGTCGAACAAGCCGTTGCTCGCGGAGTACGGCGAGCGGGTCATGCCGCGACGCTATGAGTGGGATGCCCGCTGGTGGTCCCCGATCATCAACGCCGAGCATCTTGCGATGCGCGACCGGGTCGGTATGGTCGACCTCTCGGCGTTCGCCGTGTTCGACATCGTCGGCACCTGCGCGCTCGACTACATGCAGAAGATGTGCGTGGTCCAGATGAACCTACCGGTTGGGCGGGTGATCTACACCTCGCTGTTGAATCCGGCGGGCGGGATCAAGGCGGACCTGACCGTGATGCGCTTGGGAACCAACCATTTCCGGGTGGTGACCGGTGGCGCCGACGGGATGCGCGATCGCAAGTGGTTCTCCGATCACCTCCCGCAGGACGGCGCGGTCCAGCTTACCGACCTGACATCGAGTTGGGCCACCATCGGCGTCTGGGGTCCGCGTGCCCGCGACCTGCTCCAGTCGATCACCGACGCGGACGTGTCGAACGAGGGCTTCCCGTTCGGGACCTGCCGCTTCATCGACCTCGGCCCCGTGCGGGCGCTGGCGTCACGGATTTCCTACGTCGGCGAGCTGGGCTGGGAGATTTACGTACCCTTCGAGCAGGGAGCGCGCCTGTGGGACGCGATCTGGGATGCCGGTCAGTCGTATCGGATCGCGCCAATCGGGATCGGCGTCTACGGCACGACCGGACGCTTGGAGAAGTGCTACCGGGCCTACGGCAACGAGCTGGAACAGGAGTTCAACCTGGTGGAAACCGGACTCGCGCGACCGCAGGTCAAGCCGCAGGACTTCATCGGCAAGGAGGCCTATCTCAAGCAACGCGCCGAGCCGCCCGCGGTCACCCTCTGCACCCTGACGGTCGATGACAACACCTCGCGATCCGGGTTCAAGCGGTTCATGATGGGGCGCGAGCCGGTCGTGTCCTCGCAGGGCACACGAATCGTCGATCGGCATGGACGCGGCTCCTACGTGACCAGCGCCGGGTCCGGACCATCGGTGGGCAAGACCATCCTGATGAGCTTCTTGCCACCGGAGCAGGCGAAGGTTGGCAGCAGGCTCGCGGTCGAGTATTTCGGCGAGCAATACCCGGTGACGGTCGCCGTGGTGGGACCCACGCCTCTTTTCGACCCGCAAAACGCCCGCGTGCGGAGCTAA